In Rosa chinensis cultivar Old Blush chromosome 1, RchiOBHm-V2, whole genome shotgun sequence, a genomic segment contains:
- the LOC112181719 gene encoding homeobox-leucine zipper protein HAT3 isoform X2 encodes MGDKNDELGLSLGLGLGYGAKPSSSSSSSFHLNLMQNPETNHQRVFGIFGFTDRNATSFRRGIDVNQAAVGDFEDENGVSSPNSTVSSLSGKRSERGEDNEAERTSCSLGGSDDEDGIGGGDTSKKKLRLTKEQSLLLEDMFKEHHTLNTRQKQELAQKLNLSARQVEVWFQNRRARTKLKQTEVDCDQLRKCCENLTEENRRLQKEVQELRALKLSPQFYMQMNPPTTLTMCPSCQCVGVSSSSSSSASATTASSTVPATSPTGHPVQPTIHRPVPISPWATLPIPQHRPVDAPAPAPRS; translated from the exons atgggtgACAAAAATGATGAGTTGGGGTTGAGTTTAGGTCTGGGTTTGGGTTATGGAGCCAaaccgtcttcttcttcttcttcctcatttcACTTGAACCTCATGCAGAACCCAGAAACTAATCATCAACGAGTTTTTGGGATTTTTGGATTCACCG ATCGAAATGCGACTTCGTTTCGGCGAGGAATCGACGTGAACCAGGCGGCGGTGGGGGATTTCGAGGACGAAAACGGCGTGTCGTCTCCGAACAGCACGGTGTCGAGCCTGAGCGGGAAGCGTAGCGAGAGAGGCGAAGACAACGAGGCGGAGAGGACTTCGTGCTCGCTCGGCGGAAGCGACGACGAGGACGGCATTGGCGGCGGCGACACGTCGAAGAAGAAGCTCCGCCTCACCAAGGAGCAGTCTCTGCTGCTCGAGGACATGTTCAAGGAGCACCATACCCTCAACACG AGGCAAAAGCAGGAATTGGCACAGAAGTTGAACCTGAGCGCAAGACAAGTGGAGGTGTGGTTTCAGAACAGGAGGGCAAG GACTAAGTTGAAGCAAACAGAGGTGGATTGTGATCAACTAAGGAAGTGCTGTGAGAATCTGACAGAAGAGAACAGGAGGTTGCAGAAAGAAGTGCAAGAGCTGAGGGCACTCAAGCTTTCGCCACAGTTCTACATGCAAATGAACCCCCCCACGACTCTCACCATGTGCCCTTCATGCCAATGTGTGGGTgtctcatcctcatcctcatcctctgCTAGTGCTACTACTGCTTCCTCCACAGTTCCGGCAACCAGCCCAACTGGCCACCCAGTGCAGCCAACTATCCATCGGCCTGTTCCAATCAGCCCGTGGGCCACATTGCCGATCCCGCAGCATCGACCAGTTGATGCACCTGCACCTGCACCTCGGTCGTGA
- the LOC112181719 gene encoding homeobox-leucine zipper protein HAT3 isoform X1 produces the protein MGDKNDELGLSLGLGLGYGAKPSSSSSSSFHLNLMQNPETNHQRVFGIFGFTDRNATSFRRGIDVNQAAVGDFEDENGVSSPNSTVSSLSGKRSERGEDNEAERTSCSLGGSDDEDGIGGGDTSKKKLRLTKEQSLLLEDMFKEHHTLNTVSVNSRQKQELAQKLNLSARQVEVWFQNRRARTKLKQTEVDCDQLRKCCENLTEENRRLQKEVQELRALKLSPQFYMQMNPPTTLTMCPSCQCVGVSSSSSSSASATTASSTVPATSPTGHPVQPTIHRPVPISPWATLPIPQHRPVDAPAPAPRS, from the exons atgggtgACAAAAATGATGAGTTGGGGTTGAGTTTAGGTCTGGGTTTGGGTTATGGAGCCAaaccgtcttcttcttcttcttcctcatttcACTTGAACCTCATGCAGAACCCAGAAACTAATCATCAACGAGTTTTTGGGATTTTTGGATTCACCG ATCGAAATGCGACTTCGTTTCGGCGAGGAATCGACGTGAACCAGGCGGCGGTGGGGGATTTCGAGGACGAAAACGGCGTGTCGTCTCCGAACAGCACGGTGTCGAGCCTGAGCGGGAAGCGTAGCGAGAGAGGCGAAGACAACGAGGCGGAGAGGACTTCGTGCTCGCTCGGCGGAAGCGACGACGAGGACGGCATTGGCGGCGGCGACACGTCGAAGAAGAAGCTCCGCCTCACCAAGGAGCAGTCTCTGCTGCTCGAGGACATGTTCAAGGAGCACCATACCCTCAACACGGTTAGTGTCAATTCG AGGCAAAAGCAGGAATTGGCACAGAAGTTGAACCTGAGCGCAAGACAAGTGGAGGTGTGGTTTCAGAACAGGAGGGCAAG GACTAAGTTGAAGCAAACAGAGGTGGATTGTGATCAACTAAGGAAGTGCTGTGAGAATCTGACAGAAGAGAACAGGAGGTTGCAGAAAGAAGTGCAAGAGCTGAGGGCACTCAAGCTTTCGCCACAGTTCTACATGCAAATGAACCCCCCCACGACTCTCACCATGTGCCCTTCATGCCAATGTGTGGGTgtctcatcctcatcctcatcctctgCTAGTGCTACTACTGCTTCCTCCACAGTTCCGGCAACCAGCCCAACTGGCCACCCAGTGCAGCCAACTATCCATCGGCCTGTTCCAATCAGCCCGTGGGCCACATTGCCGATCCCGCAGCATCGACCAGTTGATGCACCTGCACCTGCACCTCGGTCGTGA